One window from the genome of Aricia agestis chromosome 6, ilAriAges1.1, whole genome shotgun sequence encodes:
- the LOC121727618 gene encoding uncharacterized protein LOC121727618 isoform X1: protein MPLSFCTSRGGGPARLSLNTTSQHGQRMFSNFCKLQRVMAYIQRFLYNCRHSHNKYTGHLTVKELVSSNQTLCKLAQMEIFPKEYSTLSKNNNLPAKNCLQNMRPFMHNDGLIRVGGRLSNSEYCYDTKHPIILHASHHLTKLIFQHYHILTMHAGPQHLLSTIRQKYWPIAGRNLARKTVHDCIKCCRFAGRSIQPVMGNLPKERLSMTYPFLNVAVDYAGPILIADKKGRGCKLIKSWICVFVCLAVKAVHVELVTDLSKDGFLAALQRFVARRGKPISIYSDNGTNFTAASRDLARFLKASGEEIGVSASELAINFKFSPAYSPHFNGLAEAAVKSIKHHLKRVLTLTNLTYEEMYTLLVGIEGILNSRPITPLSSDPTDLIPLTPSHFLIGRTMTNIPEQIDDQRPLHLQTRYERISTLKGHFWKRFYKEYFAELQCRQKWKGDHSQLHLGEMVLVKDDRLPPNRWLLGRVVHLYPGSDGIARVADIQTTSGTLRRAYNRLCPLPVLESSLPTGPACEVAANLS from the exons ATGCCACTCAGCTTCTGCACGAGCAGAGGTGGTGGTCCGGCCCGTCTTTCCTTAAATACGACGAGTCAACATGGCCAGAGAAT gttttcaaatttTTGCAAACTACAGAGAGTCATGGCATATATTCAGCGCTTCTTATATAACTGCCGTCACTCACACAATAAATACACTGGACATCTAACAGTCAAGGAACTTGTGTCCTCTAATCAAACATTATGTAAATTAGCACAAATGGAAATATTTCCTAAAGAATATTCcactttatcaaaaaataataacttacctGCAAAAAATTGTTTACAGAATATGCGACCGTTTATGCATAATGACGGTCTGATACGCGTCGGAGGACGACTATCAAATTCGGAATATTGTTACGATACCAAGCACCCTATCATACTTCATGCTTCACACCATCTTACGAAATTAATCTTCCAACACTATCACATACTCACTATGCATGCGGGACCACAGCATTTATTATCCACTATTCGTCAAAAATACTGGCCAATCGCAGGTCGTAATCTAGCAAGAAAAACAGTTCATGATTGTATTAAGTGCTGTCGTTTCGCAGGTAGATCAATCCAACCAGTCATGGGTAACTTGCCAAAGGAACGTCTTTCTATGACGTATCCGTTCTTAAATGTAGCAGTCGATTACGCAGGCCCAATCTTGATTGCTGACAAGAAAGGTAGAGGGTGCAAATTAATTAAATCGTGGATTTGCGTTTTTGTTTGTCTGGCGGTAAAGGCTGTACACGTTGAGCTGGTGACAGACTTGTCAAAAGATGGCTTCCTCGCAGCGCTGCAGAGATTCGTTGCTCGTAGGGGAAAGCCTATCAGTATCTATTCCGATAACGGAACCAATTTTACTGCGGCTAGCAGGGATCTGGCTAGGTTCTTGAAGGCGAGTGGTGAGGAGATAGGTGTCTCGGCATCAGAGTTAgcgattaattttaaattttctccCGCGTATTCACCACACTTTAACGGCTTAGCAGAAGCAGCAGTAAAGTCGATTAAGCATCATCTAAAAAGAGTTTTAACACTTACCAATTTAACATACGAAGAAATGTACACTCTATTAGTAGGGATAGAAGGCATACTCAATTCTAGGCCCATAACTCCTCTTTCTTCCGATCCCACTGACCTAATCCCACTTACACCGTCCCATTTCCTGATCGGAAGAACAATGACCAATATTCCAGAGCAAATAGATGATCAGAGGCCATTACACCTACAGACTAGATATGAAAGAATAAGCACATTAAAGGGCCACTTCTGGAAACGATTCTACAAGGAATACTTTGCTGAGCTGCAATGCCGCCAAAAATGGAAAGGTGATCACAGTCAACTTCATCTAGGCGAGATGGTGTTGGTCAAGGACGATCGATTGCCTCCGAACCGCTGGCTGCTTGGACGTGTGGTCCACCTCTACCCTGGCTCAGATGGCATCGCGCGAGTAGCAGACATCCAGACGACCTCAGGGACTCTACGGCGCGCCTACAACCGGCTCTGCCCGCTACCTGTTTTGGAATCTTCGCTTCCAACGGGGCCAGCATGTGAAGTAGCAGCAAActtaagttaa
- the LOC121727618 gene encoding uncharacterized protein LOC121727618 isoform X2, with product MASSQRCRDSLLVGESLARFLKASGEEIGVSASELAINFKFSPAYSPHFNGLAEAAVKSIKHHLKRVLTLTNLTYEEMYTLLVGIEGILNSRPITPLSSDPTDLIPLTPSHFLIGRTMTNIPEQIDDQRPLHLQTRYERISTLKGHFWKRFYKEYFAELQCRQKWKGDHSQLHLGEMVLVKDDRLPPNRWLLGRVVHLYPGSDGIARVADIQTTSGTLRRAYNRLCPLPVLESSLPTGPACEVAANLS from the exons ATGGCTTCCTCGCAGCGCTGCAGAGATTCGTTGCTCGTAGGGGAAAGC CTGGCTAGGTTCTTGAAGGCGAGTGGTGAGGAGATAGGTGTCTCGGCATCAGAGTTAgcgattaattttaaattttctccCGCGTATTCACCACACTTTAACGGCTTAGCAGAAGCAGCAGTAAAGTCGATTAAGCATCATCTAAAAAGAGTTTTAACACTTACCAATTTAACATACGAAGAAATGTACACTCTATTAGTAGGGATAGAAGGCATACTCAATTCTAGGCCCATAACTCCTCTTTCTTCCGATCCCACTGACCTAATCCCACTTACACCGTCCCATTTCCTGATCGGAAGAACAATGACCAATATTCCAGAGCAAATAGATGATCAGAGGCCATTACACCTACAGACTAGATATGAAAGAATAAGCACATTAAAGGGCCACTTCTGGAAACGATTCTACAAGGAATACTTTGCTGAGCTGCAATGCCGCCAAAAATGGAAAGGTGATCACAGTCAACTTCATCTAGGCGAGATGGTGTTGGTCAAGGACGATCGATTGCCTCCGAACCGCTGGCTGCTTGGACGTGTGGTCCACCTCTACCCTGGCTCAGATGGCATCGCGCGAGTAGCAGACATCCAGACGACCTCAGGGACTCTACGGCGCGCCTACAACCGGCTCTGCCCGCTACCTGTTTTGGAATCTTCGCTTCCAACGGGGCCAGCATGTGAAGTAGCAGCAAActtaagttaa